Genomic window (Acidobacteriota bacterium):
TGGCCCGCACGGTGATCACGCACGAACGGATGGACAAGGGCGAGCTGTGCGGGAGCTGCCACGACGGCGAGAAGGCGTTCGCAATGGACGACGACTGCACCTACTGCCATCGGGAGTAACGAGACCGGTCGGTCGGAGTCACACGCGCAGTTCGCACTCGAGAGAACAGGGAGATCGTCATGGAACCGCTCATCACCTTCGCTCAGACGGCGGCCATCGTCGTTGCGGGGATCGCCCTGCGGTTCCTGGTCGCGGTGGCTGGCTTCGCGCTCATCCTCGTTCCGATCGTGCTCGTCGTCGCCGCGATCGTCGGCGTGGGACGCGTGCGCGACTACGCGACGGGCATCGCGCGCCTCGGCAACCTGTTCTGGCGCGACGGGCTGTTCTACGCGCCGGGCCACACGTGGGTGCGGCCGGAAGCGAGCGGCACCGTGCGCGTCGGCCTCGACGACCTGGCGCAGCGGCTGCTGCCTGGCGTGCACGCCGTACGCCTGGTCGAGCCCGGCACCGATCTTCGGGCGGGTGATGTGCTCGCCGAAGTGCAGGTGAACGGTCGGTCGGCCCGCATCACCGCACCGGTCGACGGGCGTGTCGTCGCGATCAACCGTGGGGTCGACCGCGACCCGACGGTGCTGCATCACGACCCGTACCGCCGCGGCTGGCTCGCGAAGTTCGCTCCGCAGAACGACGACTATCGCAAGCTGCCTACTGGAGAGGCCTCGCGCCAGTGGCTGTGGAACGAGGATACGCGGCTCATCCAGTACCTGGAGCAGGAGCTCGGCGTGGCCGCGGCCGATGGTGGCGAGTACATCCTGCCGGCCCCGGCGCTGCTGAGTGACGAGCAGTGGACGGCGGTGACGAAGGAGTTCTTCAAGGCGTGAAACGCCCGAGGGTCTGGCCAGCCCCGGGGCCGTGGGGTGGCGCACGCGTCGGATGACGCGGCGGCGTCCCCGGCCCCGAGGCGTGTACCTGGGCGCGAGGCGAGGGCCGACCGTTGACCGTTACCGACCCGCCAGCGCGAGCGACAGCACACCGACCGTCGCCAGCACCTGACCGACCCAGAAGACGAACGCCCACTTGATCAGGT
Coding sequences:
- a CDS encoding glycine cleavage system protein H, which codes for MEPLITFAQTAAIVVAGIALRFLVAVAGFALILVPIVLVVAAIVGVGRVRDYATGIARLGNLFWRDGLFYAPGHTWVRPEASGTVRVGLDDLAQRLLPGVHAVRLVEPGTDLRAGDVLAEVQVNGRSARITAPVDGRVVAINRGVDRDPTVLHHDPYRRGWLAKFAPQNDDYRKLPTGEASRQWLWNEDTRLIQYLEQELGVAAADGGEYILPAPALLSDEQWTAVTKEFFKA